ctaccaaagtgaatgtcatgatattcgtacagcttgtatacaaatgttggtttttcaatatacgctggataccactatacttaatgcacttaacatgatggtcatgaaaagcacaagagaacttggatccggtaaaacaaagaccttcaagatctaaaccagtagtccaactcgtagtatatactcccagaaaaaggtagtttatatcaacctaggaatcccattttagtaagtgtaacatggagtctagcttcagttgttatctgattggtattgcatgccctgagtacgtaaggaaaaggaaaggttaaccgctatttaaacacaacagttaccgtagctgtagatgaatgctaaatctagagtatctcctaagacactgcataacatatgaatgctccttccgccattcgttgactgtgttaccacggggaattagaacagaataccaagttctttatgattgcagtactggactgcttaagacagctaaaagtgttgtttcaatatcacggtaatcatgtttgcttggaagctgtagtcattataactattgatttagtataagcatagaaccaatccggtagtaagatatacgatagtagctaatctaccatataagatataagtcgcttgtggaatagcactaccaataataatcaagaagatcatactgtatacccaaataattacccatccactgactacatttcgagtcataaaatgttgtcgtatcaacattcgagtattcaaaagctcgaatttcagataaaagagctaagttaatgagag
This genomic window from Besnoitia besnoiti strain Bb-Ger1 chromosome Unknown contig00204, whole genome shotgun sequence contains:
- a CDS encoding uncharacterized protein (encoded by transcript BESB_042020); the protein is MIFLIIIGSAIPQATYILYAYIEKPTFVYKLYEYHDIHFGSRLLNVSLYGIHGSDSCWPGTCLVTG